In Streptomyces ambofaciens ATCC 23877, a single genomic region encodes these proteins:
- a CDS encoding GNAT family N-acetyltransferase yields MNIRRVPFDHPDAVKLNDEVQAEYDVRYGDGGDATHLDPADFAPPNGLYLIAYDENDVPVASGGWRGRDANDEGNLDGDAELKRMFVIEQVRGRGLARRILAALEEDARAAGRTRMVLETGTKQPEAVALYTSSGYEPCGKFGYYRFHEDSLCFAKALQVPRGA; encoded by the coding sequence ATGAACATACGCCGGGTCCCCTTCGACCACCCCGACGCCGTGAAACTGAACGACGAGGTCCAGGCCGAGTACGACGTCCGCTACGGCGACGGCGGCGACGCCACGCACCTGGACCCGGCGGACTTCGCGCCGCCGAACGGCCTGTACCTGATCGCGTACGACGAGAACGACGTCCCGGTCGCCTCCGGCGGCTGGCGCGGCCGGGACGCCAACGACGAGGGCAACCTGGACGGGGACGCCGAGCTCAAGCGGATGTTCGTGATCGAGCAGGTGCGCGGGCGCGGGCTGGCCCGCCGCATCCTGGCGGCCCTGGAGGAGGACGCGCGCGCGGCCGGCCGGACCCGCATGGTGCTGGAGACCGGCACCAAGCAGCCGGAGGCCGTGGCCCTGTACACCTCCAGCGGCTACGAGCCGTGCGGGAAGTTCGGCTACTACCGCTTCCACGAGGACAGCCTCTGCTTCGCCAAGGCCCTCCAGGTCCCGCGGGGCGCGTAA
- a CDS encoding exodeoxyribonuclease III, with protein sequence MLTVTSVNVNGLRAAAKKGFVEWLADTSADVLCLQEVRAEPQQLPEHVRTPDGWHVTHAPAAAKGRAGVSLYTRREPDRVQVGFGSTEFGTSGRYVEADLPGVTVASLYLPSGEVGTERQDEKVRFMGEFLAYLKELRERAAADGREVVVCGDWNIAHREADLKNWRANKKNSGFLPEEREWLGRVLDPAEGGYVDVVRALHPDVEGPYSWWSYRGRAFDNDSGWRIDYQLATAGLAARAVKGYVERAATHAERWSDHAPVTVVYDR encoded by the coding sequence GTGCTCACCGTGACCTCCGTGAATGTGAACGGTCTGCGCGCCGCCGCGAAGAAGGGTTTCGTGGAGTGGCTCGCCGACACCTCCGCCGACGTGCTGTGCCTCCAGGAGGTGCGGGCCGAGCCCCAGCAGCTCCCCGAGCACGTCCGTACGCCCGACGGCTGGCACGTCACGCACGCCCCCGCCGCCGCCAAGGGCCGGGCCGGCGTCTCCCTGTACACCCGCCGCGAGCCCGACCGCGTCCAGGTCGGGTTCGGCTCGACGGAGTTCGGCACCAGCGGCCGCTACGTCGAGGCCGACCTGCCCGGTGTGACGGTGGCCTCGCTCTACCTCCCCTCCGGCGAGGTCGGCACCGAGCGCCAGGACGAGAAGGTCCGCTTCATGGGCGAGTTCCTCGCCTACCTCAAGGAACTGCGCGAGCGCGCCGCCGCCGACGGCCGCGAGGTCGTGGTCTGCGGCGACTGGAACATCGCCCACCGCGAGGCCGACCTGAAGAACTGGCGCGCCAACAAGAAGAACTCCGGGTTCCTGCCGGAGGAACGCGAGTGGCTCGGCCGCGTCCTCGACCCGGCCGAGGGCGGCTACGTCGACGTGGTGCGCGCCCTGCACCCGGACGTCGAGGGGCCGTACTCGTGGTGGTCGTACCGGGGGCGGGCTTTCGACAACGATTCGGGTTGGCGCATCGACTACCAGCTGGCCACGGCCGGGCTCGCCGCGCGGGCCGTCAAGGGGTATGTCGAGCGGGCCGCCACG